TCGACAATGTTCCTCTTCTTCACCAGCATGAAATTGTCGACCTGGGTGTAACTTTGGATAGTAAACTCAAACTTACATCTCATcttgatataataattaagaaagcTGCAAGGATGACTGGgtttattaaaagaaatgcTACATCCTTTAAAGCATCAACAAAAATTGCCTTATATAATGCACTCGTACGGAGTCACCTCGAGTTTGCATGTGTTGTGTGGAATCCCCATCACGCCGTGCACTCGCAGCGCATAGAATCCATACAGCGATCGTTCACTAGGCATTTGGCTTTTACCTCCCCAGGTATCTCACATCGTTGTCCGTATGCTGAGCGCTTACATTACTTCAAAATGATGACGTTAAGAGATCGCCGTAAATTACACGACTTGGTATTTCTTTTTAACTGTGTAAATGGTTTAACTACCTGTGAGGATATTGTTTCTGGTATCACTTTTCGAATCCCGTCTAATTTACCCAGAAAACCGATTAGTAATCTCTTTGATTTACCAGTGAGCCGAACTAATTTAGTACGTCAAGCACCATTGCCTCGAATGTGTGCAGCATATAACCAATTTGTCACTTCTATACCGGACCTTGATATATTCTTTGGATCTCTTGCacaatacaaacataaaattattaattgcttgattaataataatttgtaaaacgattaataataattttataaatacttaattatagataacactaataaaaaataaatatttatattgtaatgtaattaattatctgttatgttcataaataattctatttaatttataaatgctgTGTACACCTTTTATtgataagtacataatattaattaattaataatgttaattatatcaatgtcaaatgtatttattgttggtgtgcctaattaaaataaataaataaataaacatcataATCGAGGTGTTCAATAAAACGacagcattttttaaataattaatatttttataaaagtatataaaaataacactatACACTTATAATAACACTTAGAATGACAACATTGGTGACAATACTAAATCCTCAACCGACACTCAAAAAAATTGAGTTACTCGACTTTGAGTTAAACTAAACTTGAGTTACTCAACTTTGAGTACCATTTGAGAATTCAATTTTTGAGTAATTATTTGAGTGGAATGAATATTTCCGTTAATATTAAGTGGGTTAAGGGAAATAGGCGGTTATCAAGCTTCGGGTTTTGGTGGGTGAGCTCTGATGTATTCCAACGAGCGGATAATGGCCTCTGGTACTGGGGGTGGGGTTGGCACGTGGGAGCCCTGTAATGgaaaatatcattaatatatttcactagctgtgctccgcggttccacccgcattgctccgctcctgttggtcttagcgtgatgatatatagccttcctcgaaaaatgagctatctaacaccgagagaatttttttaaatcggaccagtagttcctgagattagcgcgttcaaacaaacaaactcttcagctttataatattagtatagatttattctGACTATGCACTACAGCTATGCACGTGTAACGTTGTAGTTCTTTGATGATCATAATAAGTGTAAAGTCGCGTTATTATTTACCTGCACTTGATAGCCGTTCTCGTCGGCCGTGTACGCGAATTGCACCACCTCACCCTCGGGGGATTTCCATTGCGCCTGGCCTTGCACTATCTGGGATGGGTTCTCCTGTGAAATCGGAAAAAGTGAACActtaataaaatcgtaggaaagtcaaaagtgtacattgaatatttttgaaaaagaaTACTTGGGGCGTGATATACCCTCGATATCgaagccaaaaatatagttttagaaattttgtatgtatgtccaGGCTAAAGTCAAAAAATGCTGCATGGATATTggatataggtacttaaattttTGCATGTATATAACAAACAGTCGagtcaacattttatttcattccacATCGAAATCCTGCTTCAGGGTCTTAGCATTCCCTTTGCTTAGTACATAGTTATGAATAATTACGGCTTATGGGTTGTTCAATGCGCCCTTAGCTTGCGTAGATAACCCATAATAAGTCTCCACCACCCCCTGATAATGTCCCTCTACTCCCACATCGAAATCCTGCTTCAGGATGTTAGCATTCCCTTCACTTGGCTTATTATTCCTAGTGGAATGGTATAGTAAACAGTCTGCGATACTTACGGCTTGTGGGTTGTTCAAAGCGCCCTTAGCTTGCGCAGATAACCCATAATAAGTCACCACCACCCCCTGATAATGTCCCTTTACTCCCACATCGAAATCCTGCTTCAGGATCTTAGCATATAGCCCTCCTGACTTTTCTATTACTACTTGAGTGGTATAGTTAATAGATTTCTATACTTACGGCTTGTGGGTTGTTCAAAGCGCCCTTAGCTTGCgcagatataatattatcagtcTCCACTACCCCCTGATAATGTCCCTCTACTCCCAAATCGAAATCCTGCTTCAGGATCTTAGCATATAGCCCTCCTGACTTTTCTATTACTACTTGAGTGGTATAGTTAATAGATTTCTATACTTACGGCTTGTGGGTTGTTCAAAGCGCCCTTAGCTTGCGCAGATATCCCATTATCAGTTTCAATCGCCCACTGATACTGCCCTTCTACTCCCACGTCGAAATTTTGATTCAAAATGTTAGCGTTACGCTCGTTGTGTCCAACGATGTGAGACACGTCGGCG
The Colias croceus chromosome 30, ilColCroc2.1 genome window above contains:
- the LOC123704748 gene encoding larval cuticle protein LCP-17-like; this translates as MKLLLISCLVAFAAADVSHIVGHNERNANILNQNFDVGVEGQYQWAIETDNGISAQAKGALNNPQAENPSQIVQGQAQWKSPEGEVVQFAYTADENGYQVQGSHVPTPPPVPEAIIRSLEYIRAHPPKPEA